A part of Roseitalea porphyridii genomic DNA contains:
- a CDS encoding ATP-binding protein, with protein sequence MAFSETSKAEPGGMTGLARFLAEPAFKRLLALEPWLKRSIPVLILVFLAVVFTARAIALMNDREAAGEQARIFLSLMADAGAGALREAGRNDFTPQTPGDFDRVLSRALPTEALADARMFLIADTNGTVVGQRGGGLDMVGDAVRTHFDGVQPLMMFGADAGVLQVTMGDRVFLGAAALTSAEAGFLMLALQPSEAIYATWRQRASMNVALFVAMASILLILLYAYFGQVARAHEADLVYCETHKRMDLALSRGHCGLWDWDLARGRIYWSRSMFDLLGYAPVNDVLSFGEVSKLVHPEDADLFDLAERAAAMEIKGVDRILRMRHAEGHYVRLRIRTELAEHPGHGNHLIGIAVDMTEQHRLTELSQIASQNLKAAIESTSESFALWDKQERLVLCNRKFMEINGIDENRIRTGMKRADVDAIMRAPVTERRIPQGGDGAVTLERQIADGRWLQINERSTPSGGTISVGADITQLKLQEERLIDSERRLMASIQDLSVAQRAEHEKAQALKDMNRKFLEAKDRAEAASKAKTEFLANVSHELRTPLNAILGFSEMMQQRMFGPLGSERYDEYIADIHDSGAFLLNVIDDILEMSKIEAGRVVLERECIDLAPLIGEVVHMVSLQAGAKAIAIEEDIAPQMHIHADRRAMKQILINLVTNAVKFTDRDGHIRIRAKLDGETARVMIADDGCGIPHEALKRLGRPFEQVANQFSKTHGGSGLGLAISRSLAELHGGTVSIRSKPGEGTVVVVRIPVECGCGPDADVAEDAASEVV encoded by the coding sequence GTGGCATTCAGCGAGACCAGCAAGGCTGAACCGGGAGGCATGACGGGCCTTGCGCGGTTTCTCGCAGAACCGGCCTTCAAACGACTGCTTGCCCTCGAGCCCTGGCTGAAGCGCTCCATCCCCGTCCTGATCCTGGTCTTCCTCGCCGTGGTCTTCACCGCGCGCGCGATCGCGCTGATGAACGACCGCGAGGCGGCCGGCGAACAGGCCCGCATCTTCCTTTCGCTGATGGCCGATGCCGGCGCGGGTGCGCTGCGCGAAGCGGGGCGCAACGACTTCACGCCGCAAACGCCGGGCGACTTCGACCGCGTCCTGTCGCGGGCGCTGCCGACCGAGGCGCTGGCCGATGCGCGCATGTTCCTGATCGCGGACACGAACGGCACGGTCGTCGGCCAGCGCGGCGGCGGGCTCGACATGGTGGGCGACGCGGTTCGCACCCATTTCGACGGCGTGCAGCCGCTGATGATGTTCGGCGCGGACGCCGGCGTGCTGCAGGTGACGATGGGCGACCGGGTGTTCCTGGGCGCGGCGGCGCTCACATCGGCCGAGGCCGGTTTCCTGATGCTGGCGCTGCAGCCCTCCGAGGCGATCTACGCGACCTGGCGCCAGCGCGCCTCGATGAACGTGGCGCTGTTCGTCGCCATGGCCTCGATCCTGCTGATCCTGCTCTATGCCTATTTCGGGCAGGTCGCGCGGGCGCACGAGGCCGATCTCGTCTATTGCGAGACCCACAAGCGCATGGACCTTGCGCTGTCGCGCGGCCATTGCGGGCTGTGGGACTGGGACCTGGCGCGCGGGCGCATCTACTGGTCGCGCTCGATGTTCGATCTTCTCGGCTACGCGCCGGTCAACGACGTGCTGTCGTTCGGCGAGGTCTCAAAGCTCGTCCATCCCGAGGACGCCGACCTGTTCGACCTGGCCGAGCGGGCCGCCGCCATGGAGATCAAGGGCGTCGACCGGATCCTGCGCATGCGCCATGCCGAGGGCCACTATGTGCGGCTGCGCATCCGCACCGAACTGGCCGAGCATCCCGGCCACGGCAATCATCTGATCGGCATCGCGGTCGACATGACCGAGCAGCACCGGCTGACCGAGCTGTCGCAGATCGCCAGCCAGAACCTGAAGGCCGCGATCGAGAGCACCTCGGAGAGCTTTGCGCTGTGGGACAAGCAGGAACGGCTGGTCCTGTGCAACCGCAAGTTCATGGAGATCAACGGCATCGACGAAAACCGCATCCGCACCGGCATGAAGCGCGCCGATGTCGACGCGATCATGCGCGCGCCGGTCACCGAGCGGCGCATCCCGCAGGGCGGCGACGGCGCCGTCACGCTGGAGCGGCAGATCGCCGACGGGCGCTGGCTGCAGATCAACGAACGGTCGACCCCGTCGGGGGGCACGATCTCTGTGGGCGCGGACATCACCCAGCTCAAGCTGCAGGAAGAGCGGCTGATCGACTCCGAGCGCCGGCTGATGGCCTCGATCCAGGACCTGTCCGTCGCCCAGAGGGCCGAACACGAAAAGGCGCAGGCGCTCAAGGACATGAACCGCAAGTTCCTCGAGGCCAAGGACCGGGCCGAGGCGGCCAGCAAGGCGAAGACCGAGTTCCTCGCCAATGTCAGCCACGAACTGCGGACGCCGCTCAACGCGATCCTCGGCTTTTCGGAGATGATGCAGCAGCGCATGTTCGGACCGCTCGGCTCGGAGCGCTATGACGAATACATCGCCGACATCCATGACAGCGGAGCGTTCCTGCTCAACGTGATCGACGACATTCTGGAAATGTCGAAGATCGAGGCGGGCCGCGTGGTCCTCGAACGCGAATGCATCGATCTCGCGCCGCTGATCGGCGAGGTGGTGCACATGGTTTCGCTGCAGGCCGGCGCCAAGGCGATCGCGATCGAGGAGGACATCGCGCCGCAGATGCACATTCACGCCGACCGGCGGGCGATGAAGCAGATCCTGATTAATCTGGTGACAAACGCGGTGAAGTTCACCGATCGCGACGGCCATATCCGCATCCGCGCCAAGCTCGACGGCGAGACGGCGCGGGTCATGATCGCCGATGATGGCTGCGGCATTCCGCACGAGGCGCTCAAGCGGCTGGGCCGGCCGTTCGAACAGGTCGCCAACCAGTTCTCCAAGACCCATGGCGGATCGGGGCTCGGCCTTGCGATCTCGCGGTCGCTCGCCGAACTGCACGGTGGGACGGTGTCGATCCGCTCCAAGCCCGGCGAGGGAACCGTCGTGGTCGTCCGCATTCCGGTCGAGTGCGGATGCGGGCCGGACGCGGACGTCGCCGAGGACGCCGCGTCCGAGGTCGTCTGA
- a CDS encoding FitA-like ribbon-helix-helix domain-containing protein → MGQILIRNIDDEVHARLKAQAAARGRSLEAHVRDLLSDSAKPSKTEVLARAAEIRKSFRGPPMTAEQHQARIEESKRALDERAGRLSDLARGTKD, encoded by the coding sequence ATGGGACAGATATTGATCCGGAACATCGATGACGAGGTGCATGCGCGTCTGAAAGCGCAGGCCGCCGCCAGAGGCCGGTCTTTGGAAGCCCATGTGCGTGACTTGTTGAGCGACAGTGCCAAGCCTTCTAAGACAGAAGTTCTGGCGCGGGCGGCCGAGATCCGGAAGTCGTTCCGTGGACCTCCGATGACGGCGGAGCAGCATCAGGCGCGGATCGAAGAGAGCAAACGCGCCCTGGATGAGCGGGCCGGCAGGTTGAGCGACCTGGCGCGAGGAACCAAGGATTAG
- a CDS encoding MFS transporter → MLRNIVPVTGLMLSTFFLLAGSGLTGITIPLRAGIEGWSPVTIGWIGFGYALCFTAGCVVVPRMVRRVGHVRVYAVLATLLAMSLLLHALFVHPLAWIAIRGIAGFSLAGAYMVVESWLNEKATNESRGQIFSFYMIMNMVGMMAGQFMVLLGDPATTSLFMIAALLYAMAVIPTGLSNAVSPQPLTEVSLDLGKLYRNSPAAMVGMLMTGIIAGIWNFQAPVFAEQAGLSGNQIPLMLALAMISGAIFQFPLGRASDRMDRRYVMIFAGIIGVGCAAAFNVIPGASTAPGVFVTIFVLGAVLFPIYSLVVAHANDYAEPSAFVEISSGLLIVNGAGAMIGPVLAGVLIDGLGPSGFFIALALAFAVFGGYAAWRITRRAAVPADEMTDYAYMPTTRSQTPETFNLDPRSEEE, encoded by the coding sequence ATGCTGCGCAACATCGTTCCGGTCACGGGGCTGATGCTGTCGACCTTCTTCCTGCTCGCAGGCAGCGGACTGACCGGCATCACCATCCCGTTGCGCGCCGGCATCGAGGGCTGGAGCCCGGTCACGATCGGCTGGATCGGCTTCGGATATGCGCTGTGCTTCACGGCCGGCTGCGTGGTCGTGCCGCGCATGGTGCGCCGTGTCGGCCATGTGCGCGTCTATGCGGTGCTGGCGACGCTGCTCGCCATGTCGCTGCTGCTGCACGCCCTGTTCGTCCATCCGCTGGCATGGATCGCCATTCGCGGCATTGCCGGCTTTTCGCTGGCCGGCGCCTACATGGTCGTCGAGAGCTGGCTGAACGAAAAGGCCACCAACGAGTCGCGCGGCCAGATCTTCTCGTTCTACATGATCATGAACATGGTCGGCATGATGGCCGGCCAGTTCATGGTGCTGCTGGGCGATCCGGCCACCACCAGCCTGTTCATGATCGCGGCCCTGCTCTACGCGATGGCCGTCATCCCCACGGGGCTCTCCAACGCCGTCTCGCCGCAGCCGCTGACCGAGGTCAGCCTCGACCTCGGCAAGCTCTACCGCAACTCGCCGGCGGCGATGGTCGGCATGCTGATGACCGGCATCATCGCCGGCATCTGGAACTTCCAGGCGCCGGTGTTCGCCGAACAGGCCGGCCTTTCGGGCAACCAGATCCCGTTGATGCTGGCGCTGGCGATGATCTCCGGGGCGATCTTCCAGTTCCCGCTCGGCCGTGCCTCGGACCGGATGGACCGGCGCTATGTGATGATCTTCGCCGGCATCATCGGCGTCGGCTGTGCCGCCGCGTTCAACGTGATCCCCGGCGCGTCGACCGCGCCCGGCGTGTTCGTGACGATCTTCGTGCTGGGAGCCGTTCTTTTCCCGATCTACTCGCTCGTCGTCGCGCACGCCAACGACTATGCCGAGCCGAGCGCGTTCGTCGAGATTTCCTCGGGCCTGCTGATCGTCAACGGCGCTGGCGCGATGATCGGCCCGGTGCTTGCCGGCGTGCTGATCGACGGGCTCGGCCCGAGCGGCTTCTTCATCGCGCTGGCGCTCGCCTTCGCCGTGTTCGGCGGCTATGCGGCGTGGCGCATCACCCGGCGCGCGGCCGTCCCGGCCGACGAGATGACCGACTATGCCTACATGCCGACGACGCGAAGCCAAACGCCCGAAACGTTCAATCTCGATCCGCGTTCGGAAGAGGAATGA
- a CDS encoding S-(hydroxymethyl)glutathione dehydrogenase/class III alcohol dehydrogenase, with the protein MKTRAAVAFEAGKPLEIVEVDLEGPREGEVLVEIRATGICHTDEFTLSGADPEGAFPAILGHEGAGVVVETGPGVTSVEVGDHVIPLYTPECRECEYCLNPKTNLCQKIRSTQGQGVMPDGTSRFSYKGDKLLHYMGCSTFSNYTVLPEIALAKVRKDAPFDKICYIGCGVTTGIGAVMFTAKVEPNSTAVVFGLGGIGLNVIQGLKMIGARQIVGVDTNPAKEAMARKFGMTDFVNPKTVSGDLVGHLVELTGGGADYSFECIGNVDVMRTALECCHKGWGTSVIIGVAPAGAEISTRPFQLVTGRNWRGSAFGGARGRTDVPKIVDMYMDGRIDIDSLITHTMPLEEINTGFDLMHAGESIRSVVLY; encoded by the coding sequence ATGAAGACACGCGCGGCAGTCGCCTTCGAGGCGGGCAAACCCCTTGAGATCGTCGAAGTTGACCTGGAAGGGCCGAGGGAAGGCGAGGTGCTCGTCGAGATCAGGGCGACCGGCATCTGCCATACCGACGAATTCACCCTTTCGGGCGCCGATCCCGAAGGCGCGTTTCCGGCGATTCTCGGTCACGAGGGTGCCGGCGTCGTCGTCGAGACCGGGCCGGGCGTCACCTCGGTCGAGGTCGGCGACCACGTCATTCCGCTTTATACGCCCGAGTGCCGCGAGTGCGAATACTGCCTGAACCCGAAGACCAATCTTTGCCAGAAGATCCGGTCGACACAGGGGCAGGGCGTCATGCCCGACGGCACCTCGCGCTTTTCCTACAAGGGCGACAAGCTGCTGCACTATATGGGCTGCTCGACCTTCTCGAACTATACCGTGCTGCCCGAGATCGCGCTGGCCAAGGTGCGCAAGGACGCCCCCTTCGACAAGATCTGCTACATCGGCTGCGGCGTGACCACCGGTATCGGCGCGGTGATGTTCACCGCCAAGGTCGAGCCCAATTCCACCGCCGTCGTGTTCGGCCTTGGCGGGATCGGGCTCAACGTCATCCAGGGCCTGAAGATGATCGGTGCGCGCCAGATCGTCGGCGTCGACACCAATCCGGCCAAGGAGGCGATGGCGCGCAAGTTCGGCATGACCGACTTCGTCAATCCCAAGACCGTCTCCGGCGATCTCGTCGGCCATCTGGTCGAACTGACCGGCGGCGGCGCGGACTATTCGTTCGAATGCATCGGCAATGTCGACGTGATGCGAACCGCGCTCGAATGCTGTCACAAGGGCTGGGGCACCTCGGTCATCATAGGCGTGGCGCCGGCGGGCGCGGAGATCTCGACACGGCCGTTCCAACTCGTCACCGGCCGCAACTGGCGCGGTTCGGCCTTTGGCGGGGCGAGGGGGCGCACCGATGTGCCGAAGATCGTCGACATGTACATGGACGGGCGCATCGACATCGATTCGCTGATCACCCACACCATGCCGCTCGAGGAGATCAACACCGGGTTCGATCTGATGCATGCCGGCGAGAGCATCCGCAGCGTGGTGCTCTACTAG
- a CDS encoding uracil-DNA glycosylase, producing MTDSADITREQIEHLLRFYAEAGLDIALEPEPVDRFALNAGATAAPAPAPAAPATTPDREPPPEAARPPSAPARIPDDRAVAMAAEAAAAAADLDALKAAVEGFEACNLKRSARHSVFEGGARGAPLMLVGGAPSRDDDKTGEAMSGLDGIMLGKMISAIGLDLRADAYCGFCVPWAVPGGEAPTPLHLKICAPFLRRQIALAGPRIVVALGNVAARQLLEASDPITRLRGQWTEVDFGDGPVAVTALFAPSFLRDEPRFKRMAWLDLLALKKRLTQDGANA from the coding sequence GTGACCGACAGCGCCGACATCACCCGCGAGCAGATCGAGCACTTGCTGCGCTTCTACGCCGAGGCAGGGCTCGACATCGCGCTCGAACCCGAACCGGTCGACCGCTTCGCCCTGAATGCCGGGGCGACTGCCGCGCCGGCCCCTGCCCCGGCCGCGCCGGCGACGACGCCCGATCGGGAACCGCCCCCCGAGGCCGCACGGCCACCGTCCGCACCGGCGCGCATTCCCGACGACCGGGCCGTGGCGATGGCCGCGGAAGCGGCCGCAGCCGCCGCCGATCTCGACGCGCTGAAGGCGGCCGTCGAAGGGTTCGAAGCATGCAACCTCAAACGCAGCGCGCGGCACAGCGTTTTCGAGGGCGGCGCGCGCGGCGCGCCATTGATGCTGGTCGGCGGTGCGCCCTCGCGCGACGACGACAAGACGGGCGAGGCGATGAGCGGGCTCGACGGCATCATGCTCGGCAAGATGATCTCGGCGATCGGGCTCGATCTGCGGGCCGATGCCTATTGCGGCTTCTGCGTGCCCTGGGCGGTGCCGGGCGGCGAGGCGCCGACCCCGCTGCACCTCAAGATCTGCGCGCCGTTCCTGCGCCGCCAGATTGCGCTCGCCGGCCCCCGCATCGTCGTCGCGCTGGGCAACGTGGCCGCGCGCCAGCTGCTCGAGGCGTCCGACCCGATCACCCGGCTTCGCGGGCAATGGACCGAGGTCGATTTCGGCGACGGCCCGGTCGCGGTCACGGCGCTGTTCGCGCCATCGTTCCTGCGCGACGAGCCGCGCTTCAAGCGAATGGCCTGGCTCGACCTTCTTGCGTTGAAAAAGCGTTTGACACAGGACGGTGCGAACGCCTAA
- a CDS encoding type II toxin-antitoxin system VapC family toxin, translating to MLFDASAFVPIFVPGPVSEVAGAYFAREEVVSLSFAAVEVSSALVQEMRFHGMTQQSASDAFDHLSGLVDWLDSRAFTQAAMPMAVSYQHGVYDCHYVAAAQSLRVPLITADKKLARKFADAVPAGIICLYDEITAK from the coding sequence TTGCTTTTTGATGCGAGCGCATTTGTGCCGATCTTTGTCCCCGGCCCGGTTTCCGAGGTGGCCGGTGCATATTTCGCGCGTGAGGAGGTCGTTTCGCTCAGCTTTGCTGCTGTGGAAGTTTCCAGCGCGCTGGTTCAGGAGATGCGGTTTCACGGCATGACCCAGCAAAGCGCCAGCGACGCATTCGATCACTTGTCGGGTTTGGTGGATTGGCTGGACTCCCGTGCGTTCACCCAGGCGGCCATGCCGATGGCGGTTTCCTATCAGCACGGGGTCTATGATTGTCATTATGTGGCGGCCGCCCAGTCGCTGCGTGTCCCGCTCATCACCGCAGACAAGAAGCTGGCACGCAAATTCGCCGACGCCGTGCCCGCCGGCATCATCTGCCTTTACGACGAGATTACCGCCAAATGA
- a CDS encoding EF-hand domain-containing protein, which translates to MTTFRKTTFHKTTIALLAAIVTVTGAGYAMADERGPRGAERFERLDADSSGSVTFAEFSAPMLERFNEADADDNGVVTAEEIAAALEGRRAERMAERMIERFDIDGDEQVSADELVNRQEKMFALMDRDDSGAVTEDELPRRFARHGGQRGGSGDRN; encoded by the coding sequence ATGACCACCTTCCGCAAGACGACCTTCCACAAGACCACCATCGCCCTTCTGGCCGCGATCGTCACCGTGACGGGCGCCGGCTATGCCATGGCCGACGAGCGCGGTCCGCGCGGTGCCGAGCGCTTCGAGCGCCTTGACGCCGATTCCAGCGGTTCGGTCACGTTCGCCGAATTCAGCGCGCCGATGCTGGAGCGCTTCAACGAGGCCGATGCCGACGACAACGGCGTCGTCACGGCAGAGGAGATCGCCGCCGCGCTCGAGGGCCGGCGCGCCGAGCGCATGGCCGAACGCATGATCGAGCGTTTCGACATCGACGGCGACGAGCAGGTGTCGGCCGACGAACTGGTCAACCGCCAGGAGAAGATGTTCGCGCTGATGGACCGTGACGATTCCGGTGCCGTCACCGAGGATGAACTGCCCCGGCGCTTCGCCCGCCACGGCGGCCAGCGCGGCGGGTCCGGCGACCGCAACTGA
- the pepN gene encoding aminopeptidase N, with translation MRTEDGQVVRLDEYRPSDYLIDATHLTFRLDPERTHVTARLTVRRREGVAAGTPLSLDGDGLSFKGARINGEAAGDNAVSATPDALTINEPPDGETFTLEIETVVDPTANTQLMGLYRTSGNYCTQCEAEGFRRITYFLDRPDILSVYTVRIEGDRKDTPLLLSNGNPVEQGELGDGRHFAVWHDPHPKPSYLFALFAGSLGVVEDSFTTASGRKVDLRIHVEQGKEARAAYAMDALKRSMAWDEERFGREYDLDIFQIVAVSDFNMGAMENKGLNIFNDKYVLADPETATDQDYASIEAIIAHEYFHNWTGNRITCRDWFQLCLKEGLTVFRDQEFSADMRSRAVKRISDVRVLRAHQFPEDAGPLAHPVRPKTYKEINNFYTATVYEKGAEIVRMLRTMLGEAGFSAGMDLYFARHDGQAATIEQFLACFAEATDTDLGQFALWYEQPGTPNLSIGARYDADARMLTVTVDQALRPPVAGASSAPLHIPVAFGLVGPDGADMALGEVEGAAITQHPGEDAVMHITAPRHLIVFSGIEVPPVLSVLRGFSAPVTRVPHASVADRAFLARHDGDPFSRWEALNSLVMDELKAATGAARTGAEIAASATLTESVAALAGDSELDNAYRALCLTLPGEADIAREIGHDIDPDAIHVARRAISAQLSKACERVLARVYHELQPRRAYDPGAEGAGRRALRNVALTLLCHAAGSTDLAERALAAADNMTDRAHALTVLAHLAPDSEAARRGLDAFRTAFRAEPIVLDKWFTMQATVPRHETVETVQALTRAPGFSWDNPNRIRALVGAFATGNPVAFNRPDGKGYELLTGAIGRIDGANPQVAARLMTAMRSWRNLERGRRQRAEAAITALGRKAHLSRDLKDIIERTLA, from the coding sequence ATGCGGACCGAGGACGGACAGGTTGTCAGGCTCGATGAGTACCGGCCCAGCGACTATCTGATCGACGCCACGCACCTGACCTTCCGGCTCGACCCCGAACGGACGCACGTGACGGCGCGGCTGACCGTGCGCCGGCGCGAGGGCGTCGCCGCCGGCACGCCGCTGTCGCTCGACGGGGACGGGCTGTCCTTCAAGGGCGCGCGCATCAATGGCGAGGCGGCCGGCGACAATGCGGTGAGCGCGACGCCGGACGCGCTGACGATCAACGAACCGCCCGACGGCGAGACCTTCACGCTCGAGATCGAAACGGTCGTCGACCCGACCGCGAACACGCAGCTCATGGGCCTTTACCGGACAAGCGGCAACTACTGCACGCAGTGCGAGGCCGAAGGCTTCCGCCGCATCACCTATTTCCTCGACCGGCCGGACATCCTGTCGGTCTACACGGTGCGGATCGAGGGCGACCGCAAGGACACGCCGCTACTCCTTTCGAACGGCAATCCGGTGGAGCAGGGCGAACTTGGCGACGGGCGGCATTTTGCCGTCTGGCACGATCCCCATCCCAAGCCGTCCTACCTGTTCGCGCTGTTCGCCGGCAGCCTCGGCGTTGTCGAGGACAGCTTCACGACCGCCTCGGGCCGCAAGGTGGATCTGCGCATCCATGTCGAGCAAGGCAAGGAGGCGCGCGCGGCCTACGCGATGGACGCGCTGAAACGGTCGATGGCCTGGGACGAGGAACGCTTCGGCCGCGAGTACGATCTCGACATCTTCCAGATCGTCGCCGTGTCGGACTTCAACATGGGCGCGATGGAGAACAAGGGCCTGAACATCTTCAACGACAAGTATGTTCTGGCCGATCCGGAGACCGCCACCGATCAGGACTATGCCTCGATCGAGGCGATCATCGCGCACGAATATTTCCACAACTGGACGGGCAACCGGATCACCTGCCGGGACTGGTTCCAGTTGTGCCTCAAGGAGGGGCTGACCGTCTTCCGCGACCAGGAATTCTCCGCCGACATGCGCAGCCGCGCCGTCAAGCGCATATCCGACGTCCGGGTTCTGCGCGCGCACCAGTTTCCGGAGGATGCCGGCCCGCTCGCGCACCCGGTCCGGCCGAAAACCTACAAGGAAATCAACAATTTCTACACGGCCACCGTGTACGAAAAGGGTGCCGAGATCGTCCGCATGCTGCGCACCATGCTGGGCGAGGCCGGCTTTTCGGCGGGGATGGATCTCTATTTCGCGCGCCATGACGGACAGGCGGCGACCATAGAGCAGTTCCTGGCCTGCTTCGCCGAGGCGACGGACACCGACCTTGGTCAGTTCGCGCTGTGGTACGAGCAGCCCGGCACGCCGAACCTGTCGATCGGCGCGCGCTACGACGCCGACGCGCGGATGTTGACCGTGACCGTCGATCAGGCCCTCAGACCACCCGTCGCGGGCGCCTCGAGCGCCCCGCTGCACATCCCCGTCGCGTTCGGCCTGGTCGGTCCGGACGGCGCCGACATGGCGCTCGGCGAGGTCGAGGGCGCGGCGATCACGCAGCACCCGGGCGAGGACGCGGTCATGCACATCACCGCGCCGCGCCACTTGATCGTGTTTTCGGGCATCGAAGTGCCACCTGTCCTGTCAGTGCTGCGCGGCTTCTCGGCGCCGGTCACCCGGGTGCCGCATGCTTCGGTCGCCGACCGCGCCTTCCTTGCGCGCCATGACGGCGATCCGTTCTCGCGCTGGGAAGCGCTCAACAGCCTGGTGATGGACGAACTGAAGGCGGCGACGGGAGCGGCGCGCACGGGCGCCGAGATCGCCGCCAGCGCGACGCTTACCGAAAGCGTGGCAGCCCTTGCCGGCGACAGCGAGCTCGACAACGCCTATCGCGCGCTGTGCCTGACGTTGCCCGGCGAGGCCGATATCGCCCGCGAGATCGGGCACGACATCGACCCCGACGCCATCCATGTGGCGCGGCGCGCGATCAGCGCTCAGCTCTCGAAGGCCTGCGAACGCGTGCTGGCCAGGGTCTATCACGAGTTGCAGCCGCGGCGCGCCTACGATCCGGGTGCCGAAGGCGCAGGCCGCCGGGCCCTGCGCAATGTGGCGCTCACGCTTCTTTGCCATGCCGCCGGCAGCACCGATCTGGCCGAACGGGCGCTCGCGGCCGCCGACAACATGACCGACCGGGCGCATGCGCTGACCGTGCTTGCCCATCTGGCGCCCGACAGCGAGGCGGCCCGCCGCGGCCTCGACGCGTTCCGGACCGCCTTCCGCGCCGAGCCGATCGTGCTCGACAAATGGTTCACGATGCAGGCGACCGTGCCGCGGCACGAGACGGTCGAGACGGTGCAGGCGCTGACCCGCGCGCCGGGCTTTTCCTGGGACAACCCCAACCGTATCAGAGCCCTGGTCGGCGCGTTCGCCACCGGCAATCCGGTCGCGTTCAACCGGCCCGACGGCAAGGGGTATGAGCTGCTCACCGGCGCGATCGGCCGCATCGACGGCGCCAATCCGCAGGTGGCCGCCCGGCTGATGACGGCGATGCGCTCGTGGCGAAATCTCGAGCGGGGCCGGCGCCAGCGTGCCGAAGCGGCGATCACGGCGCTCGGCCGCAAGGCGCATTTGTCGCGCGACCTCAAGGACATCATCGAGCGGACCCTCGCCTGA
- a CDS encoding DMT family transporter: MAMATLIKLAGQLPPGQMVFFRSFFAIVPIAVYLLVTRQFTEAWKTDRPLSHVLRGLVGVTAMGLGFFGLTRLPLPDAIAIGYARPLLTVVLGAVILGEVVRRYRWGAVIVGLIGVMIISWPNLQLVRGGGDAGQALGAVATFIGALFAAFAFVLVRRLVDTEKTTTIVLYFSITASTIALFTVPFGWHALTWEQAAALIGAGFFGGFGQILLTQSYRYAETSTIAPFEYASVVLSIVIGIFLFAEYPSLATLVGSAIVVASGIFIIYREHRLGLERGKARPVTPPHG; the protein is encoded by the coding sequence ATGGCGATGGCGACCCTGATCAAGCTGGCGGGCCAGTTGCCACCGGGCCAGATGGTCTTCTTCCGCTCCTTCTTCGCGATCGTGCCGATCGCCGTCTACCTGCTGGTCACGCGCCAGTTCACCGAGGCATGGAAGACCGACCGCCCGCTCAGCCACGTCCTGCGCGGCCTCGTCGGCGTGACGGCGATGGGGCTTGGCTTTTTCGGCCTGACGCGCCTGCCGCTGCCCGACGCGATCGCCATCGGCTATGCGCGGCCGCTGCTGACGGTGGTTCTCGGCGCGGTGATCCTGGGCGAGGTGGTGCGCCGCTATCGCTGGGGCGCGGTCATCGTCGGCCTGATCGGGGTCATGATCATCTCCTGGCCGAACCTGCAACTCGTGCGCGGCGGCGGCGATGCGGGGCAGGCGCTGGGCGCGGTCGCCACCTTCATCGGCGCGCTGTTCGCCGCCTTCGCCTTCGTGCTGGTCCGGCGTCTGGTCGACACCGAAAAGACCACCACGATCGTGCTCTACTTCTCGATCACGGCCAGTACGATCGCGCTGTTCACGGTGCCGTTCGGCTGGCACGCGCTGACCTGGGAACAGGCGGCCGCGCTGATCGGGGCGGGCTTCTTCGGCGGGTTCGGCCAGATCCTCCTGACCCAGAGCTACCGCTATGCGGAGACCTCGACCATCGCGCCGTTCGAATATGCCTCGGTCGTCCTGTCGATCGTCATCGGCATCTTTCTGTTCGCCGAATATCCCTCGCTGGCGACGCTCGTCGGCTCGGCGATCGTGGTCGCCTCGGGCATCTTCATCATCTATCGCGAACACCGGCTCGGGCTCGAGCGGGGCAAGGCGCGCCCGGTCACCCCGCCGCACGGGTGA